From the genome of Mycobacterium dioxanotrophicus, one region includes:
- a CDS encoding NAD-dependent malic enzyme: MNSSPPQIPNVLSSPSLNRGVGFTREQRRELGLTGRLPSGVLTLEQQAERVWHQLQGLSTNLARNLLLDQLHYRHEVLFFKVLADHLTELTPVVYTPTVAEAIQRFSDEYRGQRGLYLSVNHPDEIEDAFKTLGQGPDDIDLIVCTDAESILGIGDWGVGGIQIAVGKLALYTAGGGIDPRRTIAVSLDVGTDNEQLLNDPFYVGNRHARRRGAEYDEFIRQYVEVASRMFPHALLHFEDFGPANARAILDKYSQEHCVFNDDVQGTGAVLMAAIYSGLQVTGIPMRDQKVVVFGAGSAGIGIADQIRDAMVADGATNEQASSQIWAIDRAGLLFDDMDDLHDFQRPYAKSRHALGIDADRRVDLVEAIRIASPTILLGCSTVAGAFTREVIEMMTASTGRPLIFPLSNPTSHMEVSPAHAIAWSNGNALVATGSPTPPVILNGTTYTIGQANNMLAFPGLGLGVVLARATQVTRRMLDSAAKAIARQVDPTPPGAAILPDVTNLPEISVQVAEAVYRAAVADGVATKTHDDIADAIHRTVWRAGYDD, encoded by the coding sequence CTTCACCCGCGAGCAGCGGCGTGAACTCGGACTCACGGGGCGGCTGCCCTCCGGTGTTCTGACCTTGGAGCAGCAGGCCGAGCGCGTGTGGCACCAACTGCAAGGCCTGTCAACAAATCTCGCGCGTAACCTGCTGCTCGATCAGCTGCACTACCGTCACGAAGTCCTGTTCTTCAAGGTTCTCGCCGATCACCTCACCGAATTGACGCCCGTCGTCTATACCCCGACGGTAGCCGAGGCGATTCAACGGTTCTCCGACGAGTACCGCGGTCAGCGTGGCCTGTACCTGTCGGTCAATCATCCCGACGAGATCGAGGACGCATTCAAGACACTCGGGCAAGGACCCGACGATATCGATCTCATCGTGTGCACCGATGCGGAGTCGATCCTGGGCATCGGAGATTGGGGCGTCGGCGGCATCCAGATCGCGGTCGGAAAGCTCGCGCTCTACACCGCCGGAGGCGGTATCGATCCCCGCCGGACCATCGCCGTGTCATTGGATGTCGGCACGGACAACGAGCAACTTCTCAACGACCCGTTCTATGTGGGAAATCGGCACGCCCGCCGTCGTGGTGCGGAATACGACGAGTTCATCCGACAGTACGTGGAGGTCGCCAGCCGGATGTTTCCGCACGCGCTCTTGCACTTTGAGGACTTCGGTCCGGCGAACGCACGCGCGATCCTCGACAAGTACTCGCAAGAACACTGCGTGTTCAACGACGATGTGCAAGGCACCGGCGCCGTTTTGATGGCGGCGATCTACTCCGGACTCCAGGTCACCGGCATTCCGATGAGAGACCAGAAGGTCGTGGTCTTCGGAGCCGGCAGCGCGGGCATCGGCATTGCCGATCAGATCCGCGATGCGATGGTCGCCGACGGTGCGACCAATGAGCAAGCGAGTTCGCAGATCTGGGCGATCGACAGAGCCGGACTGTTGTTCGACGACATGGATGACCTGCACGACTTTCAAAGGCCATACGCCAAATCCCGCCATGCACTCGGTATCGACGCGGACCGTCGAGTTGATCTCGTCGAGGCGATCCGAATCGCGTCGCCGACGATCCTTCTCGGATGCTCCACGGTCGCCGGTGCGTTCACGCGTGAGGTGATCGAGATGATGACAGCATCCACCGGGCGCCCGTTGATCTTCCCCCTGTCCAATCCCACTTCCCACATGGAAGTCAGTCCAGCCCATGCCATCGCATGGTCGAACGGAAACGCTTTGGTAGCAACAGGATCACCTACCCCGCCGGTCATACTCAACGGAACCACGTACACCATCGGTCAGGCCAACAACATGCTCGCGTTCCCCGGTCTGGGCCTCGGCGTCGTTCTGGCACGTGCGACGCAAGTGACCAGGCGCATGCTCGACTCGGCCGCCAAAGCGATTGCGCGTCAAGTAGACCCAACACCGCCCGGGGCCGCGATATTGCCCGATGTCACCAATCTCCCCGAGATATCCGTCCAGGTCGCCGAAGCCGTGTACCGAGCAGCCGTCGCCGACGGCGTCGCGACCAAGACGCATGACGATATCGCCGACGCGATACACAGGACCGTGTGGCGCGCCGGTTACGACGATTAG
- the lpdA gene encoding dihydrolipoyl dehydrogenase: MTHFDVVVLGAGPGGYVAAIRAAQLGLNTAIIEPKYWGGVCLNVGCIPSKALLRNAELAHIFAKEAKTFGISGEASFDYGAAFDRSRKVAEGRVAGVHFLMKKNKITEIHGYGTFTGPKSISVKLNDGGTDNVTFDNAIIATGSSTRLVPGTTLSDNVVTYETQILSRELPGSIIIAGAGAIGMEFAYVLKNYGVDVTIVEFLPRALPNEDAEVSKEIEKQYKKLGVKILTGTKVEAIADDGSVVKVTVSKDGKTEELKADKVLQAIGFAPNVEGYGLEAAGVALTDRKAIAIDEYMRTNVPGIYAIGDVTALLQLAHVAEAQGVVAAETIAGAETLALGDYRMMPRATFCQPQVASFGLTEQQAKDEGYDVVVAKFPFTANGKAHGLADPTGFVKLIADKKHLELLGGHLIGPDVSELLPELTLAQKWDLTAHELARNVHTHPTLSEALQECFHGLTGHMINF, from the coding sequence GTGACCCACTTTGACGTCGTCGTTCTCGGAGCTGGTCCCGGTGGATACGTCGCGGCTATTCGTGCCGCTCAACTGGGGCTGAACACCGCCATCATCGAACCCAAGTATTGGGGTGGGGTGTGCCTCAACGTCGGGTGCATCCCGTCCAAGGCGTTGCTGCGCAATGCCGAGCTGGCCCATATCTTCGCCAAGGAAGCCAAGACCTTCGGCATCAGCGGTGAGGCCAGCTTCGACTACGGCGCGGCGTTCGACCGCAGCCGCAAGGTCGCCGAGGGCCGGGTGGCCGGCGTGCACTTCCTGATGAAGAAGAACAAGATCACCGAGATCCACGGCTACGGCACCTTCACGGGCCCCAAGTCGATCTCGGTGAAACTCAACGACGGCGGCACCGACAACGTCACGTTCGACAACGCGATCATCGCCACCGGGTCGTCGACCCGCCTGGTGCCCGGCACCACCTTGTCCGACAACGTGGTGACCTACGAGACCCAGATCCTCTCGCGCGAGCTGCCCGGGTCGATCATCATCGCCGGCGCCGGTGCGATCGGCATGGAGTTCGCCTACGTGCTCAAGAACTACGGCGTGGATGTCACCATCGTCGAGTTCCTGCCCCGCGCGCTGCCCAACGAGGACGCCGAGGTGTCCAAGGAGATCGAAAAGCAGTACAAGAAGCTCGGGGTGAAGATCCTCACCGGCACCAAGGTCGAGGCCATCGCCGATGATGGCTCGGTCGTGAAGGTCACCGTGAGCAAGGACGGCAAGACCGAGGAACTCAAGGCCGACAAGGTGTTGCAGGCCATCGGGTTCGCCCCCAACGTCGAGGGCTACGGCCTGGAAGCCGCCGGGGTGGCGCTCACCGACCGCAAGGCCATCGCGATCGACGAGTACATGCGCACCAACGTGCCGGGCATCTATGCGATCGGGGATGTCACGGCGCTGCTGCAGTTGGCGCATGTGGCCGAGGCCCAGGGCGTGGTGGCCGCCGAGACCATCGCCGGTGCCGAGACGTTGGCGCTCGGGGATTACCGGATGATGCCGCGCGCGACGTTCTGCCAGCCGCAGGTGGCCAGTTTCGGGTTGACCGAACAGCAGGCCAAGGACGAGGGCTACGACGTGGTGGTGGCCAAGTTCCCGTTCACCGCCAACGGCAAGGCCCACGGCCTGGCCGACCCGACCGGGTTCGTCAAACTCATCGCCGACAAGAAACACCTCGAACTGCTCGGCGGGCACCTCATCGGCCCCGACGTCTCCGAACTGCTACCCGAGCTGACCCTGGCCCAAAAGTGGGACCTCACCGCCCATGAGCTGGCCCGCAACGTGCACACCCACCCGACCCTGTCCGAAGCACTACAGGAATGCTTCCACGGCCTCACCGGCCACATGATCAACTTTTGA
- the sucB gene encoding 2-oxoglutarate dehydrogenase, E2 component, dihydrolipoamide succinyltransferase → MAISVQMPALGESVTEGTVTRWLKQEGDTVELDEPLLEVSTDKVDTEIPAPAAGVLTKIVAQEDDTVEIGGELAVIGEAGEAASEAPAPQAEAEPEPEPEPEPAAQAPEPEPATQQAPAAQAPAAPASSGAATSVVMPELGESVTEGTVTRWLKKVGDSVGVDEPLVEVSTDKVDTEIPSPVAGTLLSISAEEDDVVAVGGELAKIGDAAAAPAPATPEPKPQPEPKPEPKPEPKPEPKAAPAPEPKAEPKPQPAPQPKAAPAPQPKPAAPAAAAGSADGAPYVTPLVRKLAAENNIDLTAVKGTGVGGRIRKQDVLAAADAKKAPPAPAAAAAPAAASPAAPAAAAPAPALAHLRGTTQKANRIRQITAKKTRESLQATAQLTQTHEVDMTKIVALRARAKADFAEREGVNLTYLPFIARAVIDALKIHPNVNASYNEDTKEITYYDAEHLGFAVDTDQGLLSPVIHNAGDLSLGGLARAIADIAARARSGNLKPDELSGGTFTITNIGSQGALFDTPILVPPQAAMLGTGAIVKRPRVISDAYGNESIGVRSVCYLPLTYDHRLIDGADAGRFVTTIKRRLEDGAFDAELGK, encoded by the coding sequence ATGGCCATCTCCGTCCAGATGCCCGCGCTAGGTGAGAGTGTCACTGAGGGGACCGTCACCCGCTGGCTTAAACAGGAGGGCGACACGGTCGAACTCGACGAGCCGCTGCTGGAGGTCTCCACCGACAAGGTCGACACCGAAATCCCGGCCCCGGCCGCGGGTGTGCTGACCAAGATCGTGGCCCAGGAAGACGACACCGTCGAGATCGGCGGCGAACTGGCCGTGATCGGTGAGGCCGGCGAAGCCGCCTCCGAAGCCCCGGCCCCCCAGGCCGAAGCCGAGCCCGAGCCGGAGCCGGAGCCCGAACCGGCTGCCCAGGCCCCCGAACCCGAACCGGCCACACAGCAGGCCCCGGCCGCGCAGGCGCCCGCGGCACCGGCGTCGTCGGGCGCGGCGACCTCGGTGGTGATGCCCGAACTGGGCGAATCGGTCACCGAAGGCACCGTGACGCGCTGGCTGAAAAAAGTCGGCGACAGCGTCGGCGTGGACGAACCCCTCGTCGAGGTGTCCACCGACAAGGTCGACACCGAAATCCCCTCCCCGGTCGCCGGCACCCTGCTCTCGATCAGCGCCGAAGAAGACGACGTCGTCGCTGTCGGCGGCGAACTGGCCAAGATCGGCGACGCCGCCGCCGCACCCGCACCGGCCACCCCGGAGCCCAAGCCGCAACCCGAGCCCAAGCCCGAACCGAAGCCCGAACCGAAACCCGAACCCAAGGCCGCCCCAGCACCCGAACCCAAGGCCGAACCCAAGCCGCAACCGGCCCCGCAGCCCAAGGCCGCCCCGGCCCCGCAGCCCAAACCCGCCGCCCCCGCGGCGGCGGCCGGGTCTGCCGATGGCGCCCCCTACGTGACCCCGCTGGTGCGAAAGTTGGCCGCGGAGAACAACATCGACCTCACCGCGGTCAAAGGCACCGGTGTCGGCGGCCGCATCCGCAAACAAGACGTCCTCGCCGCCGCCGACGCCAAAAAAGCACCCCCCGCCCCGGCGGCAGCCGCCGCACCCGCGGCAGCATCACCCGCGGCACCCGCCGCGGCGGCGCCCGCACCGGCGTTGGCGCACCTGCGCGGCACCACCCAAAAAGCCAACCGGATCCGCCAGATCACCGCCAAGAAGACCCGCGAATCCCTGCAGGCCACAGCACAATTGACGCAAACCCACGAGGTCGACATGACCAAGATCGTGGCACTGCGGGCCCGCGCCAAAGCCGACTTCGCCGAACGCGAAGGCGTCAACCTCACCTACCTACCCTTCATCGCCCGCGCCGTCATCGACGCGTTGAAGATCCACCCCAACGTCAACGCCAGCTACAACGAAGACACCAAAGAAATCACCTACTACGACGCCGAACACCTCGGCTTCGCCGTCGACACCGACCAGGGCCTGCTCTCCCCGGTCATCCACAACGCCGGTGACCTCTCCCTCGGTGGGCTGGCCCGCGCCATCGCCGACATCGCCGCCCGCGCCCGCTCAGGCAACCTCAAACCCGACGAACTGTCCGGCGGCACCTTCACCATCACCAACATCGGCAGCCAGGGCGCCCTGTTCGACACCCCCATCCTGGTACCGCCACAAGCAGCCATGCTGGGCACCGGCGCCATCGTCAAACGCCCCCGGGTGATCTCCGACGCCTACGGCAACGAATCCATCGGCGTACGGTCGGTCTGCTACCTGCCCCTGACCTACGACCACCGCCTCATCGACGGCGCCGACGCCGGACGCTTCGTCACCACCATCAAACGCCGGCTCGAGGACGGTGCTTTCGACGCCGAGTTGGGAAAGTAA